A stretch of DNA from Bacillota bacterium:
GGTTGCGCGCGTCATCATCGATGGTCGTTCGGGGCGTCTCAAGCACGAACGGAAGATCTGCGAGCCTTGTGCAGCCGAGGATGACGCGAAAGCCCTCCTCACCGATGCGGCCCTTCCCGATGTCCGCGTGGCGGTCGAGTCGCGACCCCAGGTCTCCAACGGAATCGTTCGCGTGCACCAGCGCAAGCCTGCTCGCGCCGAGAGTGGCTTCGAGTTCATCGAGGACCCGTGACAGCCCCTCGACCGTTCTGACTTCGTATCCGGCTGCGAAGATGTGGCAGGTATCGAGGCAGATTCCGAGCGCCACTCCTCGCGCGCGGTCTATGATCTCCGCCTGCTCCTCGAAGGTCTTTCCGATTTCCGTGCCCGCCCCCGACACCATCTCCAGAAGAAGGCGCGGCCCCTGCCCAGGCTCGTTCGGAGGCGGCGGCTCATGGCGTGCAATATCGCACGCCTCCACTATCGCCTGGGCTATCCGCGACGTTCCCGCCGCATCTCCTGATCCCAGGTGGCTGCCGGGATGAAAGACGAGCATGTCCGCGCCAAGTGCCTTCGCAAGCGCGATATCGTGGGCCAAGGCGTCGCGTGAAGCCGCGTGCGTGTCCTGCTTGGGAGAAGCGAGATTGAGTAGATACGGAGCGTGGAGAATCAACGGCCGAATGCCAGCGGCTGCACGACCCTCTCTGAAGAGCCGGACCTCTCCTTCGTCCACGGGTCCCTGGCGTAGGCTCCGGGGGCTTCGCGAGAACATCTGAATCGTATCGCACCCTAGGGCCCGAGCCGAATCGAGAGCTCCAACCAAACCGCCCGCCCTATTGACGTGGGCTCCAAACCTCACGGCGCATCACCACGACACCACCTATTCGCTGCATGGGACGGATCTCCTTCACCCGGTGGCAAGCAAGATCACGCGCACGGCACGGGCACCCCGCCGTCAGCCGGCTGTCACCTTCGACCTAGACCGTCGAGGAATCGGAGGACGGAGTTCCTCTCGATGAGGGCTGTCAATGAGTGACGCTCCGAGTAAGCGTGTAAGAGGCCCAGCAAGACGAGGATCACCGCTCTCGCGACAAGCGGCGTGGAAAGCACGACCCAGTAGCCGAGCGCGGCTCCGAGCGGGTTGCTCCCGGCATCCCCGAGCATGCTGCCCTCCCTCAGGTCGTCCTTCATTCCCGCGAGCACCGCCCCGGCAAGGGCGACAGGCACGAGCGCTGGAGCGGGCAGTCCCGTCACCAGCGAGAGCGCCGCCGCACCAGCCACATAGGCCTTTGCGGCCCGGCCGGGCCTGAGGTCCAGGAGGTTGGAGAGATTGGCGGCCAGCGCAACGATCGCGGCATCCATGAGGAGCGTGGTCAAAGGGAGGGACGGGGCAGCAGCTCGAACGGATAACGCCGCGGAGATGACGATTGCGACGGCTTTGAGGATCCCTGTGGTGAGGGTCCCGCGTCTCACGAGCGCCGCCGCGTGCCCCACCAAGCCGCGGTTCTCACCTGACCCGAAGACGT
This window harbors:
- a CDS encoding deoxyribonuclease IV — its product is MRFGAHVNRAGGLVGALDSARALGCDTIQMFSRSPRSLRQGPVDEGEVRLFREGRAAAGIRPLILHAPYLLNLASPKQDTHAASRDALAHDIALAKALGADMLVFHPGSHLGSGDAAGTSRIAQAIVEACDIARHEPPPPNEPGQGPRLLLEMVSGAGTEIGKTFEEQAEIIDRARGVALGICLDTCHIFAAGYEVRTVEGLSRVLDELEATLGASRLALVHANDSVGDLGSRLDRHADIGKGRIGEEGFRVILGCTRLADLPFVLETPRTTIDDDARNLAALRRIAAEAVRW